The Hymenobacter sp. GOD-10R genome includes a window with the following:
- a CDS encoding ABC transporter ATP-binding protein, whose protein sequence is MSQPLLSVSNLTIDFNSHRGATRAVNDISFELHKGETLAIVGESGSGKSVTSLALMGLIPMPPGRIVSGETRFQSAQFGEVDLLKLTDQQLQQVRGNDISMIFQEPMTSLNPVYTCGSQVVEALRLHTKLNEKEAAVRTVELFTMAQLPRPEKIFKSYPHEISGGQKQRVMIAMAMACNPAILIADEPTTALDVTVQARMLQLIDDLRREHNTAVLFITHDLGVVAEIADRIMVMYRGRVVEQGRVLDIFTNPQHPYTKGLLACRPKLSVGKKRLPVVADFMREAPDGSFIATETANTQSADGKVAVQPLVASQNGGETTKTFPVEHSVSQLNEPLIGFETAPASESGQPLPSFLSTPVIADLEDISVASEPEAFNDSSTTTQSRSTTMAGGSLNNDPATSKGTPLLQVENLQVYFPIRKGFFNRNPEFVKAVDSVSFDIYRGETVGLVGESGCGKTTLGRAILRLVEPTAGRILFEGTDLAALPTGELRRRRREFQMVFQDPYAALNPMMTVGEAILEPMRVHGVGGTRTEQKARVQELLLTVGLREDHYLRYPHEFSGGQRQRICIARALALQPKCIVCDESVSALDVSVQAQVLNLLNDLKRDFGITYLFITHDLSVARFMSDRLLVMSKGQIVESGPAAQVYAHPQHEYTRTLLSAIPKDEPADIRAAVARRM, encoded by the coding sequence GTGTCGCAGCCTCTTCTTTCTGTTTCTAACCTCACTATTGACTTCAATTCGCACCGTGGCGCCACGCGGGCGGTGAACGACATTTCCTTTGAGTTGCATAAGGGGGAGACCCTAGCTATTGTGGGTGAATCGGGTTCGGGAAAATCGGTGACCTCGCTGGCGTTGATGGGCCTGATTCCGATGCCACCCGGCCGCATTGTGTCGGGGGAGACGCGGTTTCAGTCGGCGCAGTTTGGAGAAGTCGATCTGCTGAAGCTCACGGACCAGCAGCTACAGCAGGTGCGCGGCAACGACATCAGCATGATCTTCCAGGAGCCGATGACCTCGCTGAACCCTGTGTACACCTGCGGCAGTCAGGTTGTGGAAGCGCTGCGGCTGCATACGAAGCTGAATGAAAAGGAAGCGGCAGTTCGCACGGTGGAGCTGTTCACGATGGCGCAGCTGCCGCGCCCCGAGAAGATCTTTAAATCGTACCCGCACGAAATCAGCGGCGGTCAGAAACAGCGCGTGATGATAGCCATGGCTATGGCCTGCAATCCGGCCATCCTCATCGCCGACGAGCCCACTACTGCCCTCGATGTGACGGTGCAGGCGCGCATGCTTCAACTCATCGACGACCTACGCCGGGAGCATAACACGGCCGTGTTGTTCATTACCCACGACCTAGGGGTAGTGGCCGAAATAGCTGACCGCATTATGGTGATGTACCGCGGCCGGGTAGTAGAACAGGGTCGAGTGCTCGACATCTTTACTAATCCGCAGCATCCTTACACGAAAGGCTTGCTAGCTTGCCGACCAAAATTATCAGTTGGCAAAAAAAGATTACCTGTAGTAGCTGATTTCATGCGTGAAGCACCCGATGGGAGCTTTATTGCCACTGAAACTGCTAACACGCAAAGCGCTGATGGCAAAGTAGCTGTGCAGCCACTAGTAGCCTCTCAGAACGGTGGGGAAACTACCAAAACGTTCCCCGTGGAACATTCTGTTTCACAGCTAAACGAACCGCTTATCGGCTTCGAAACTGCCCCTGCAAGTGAGTCGGGCCAGCCGTTGCCTAGCTTCCTGTCAACACCGGTCATCGCTGATTTGGAAGATATTTCAGTTGCCTCCGAGCCCGAGGCATTTAACGATAGCAGCACTACAACCCAAAGTCGCAGCACCACCATGGCTGGCGGATCGTTAAACAATGATCCAGCTACGAGCAAGGGTACACCGCTCCTGCAAGTCGAAAATCTCCAGGTGTACTTCCCAATTCGCAAAGGCTTCTTCAATCGCAACCCGGAGTTCGTAAAGGCTGTGGATAGCGTAAGTTTCGATATCTACCGTGGTGAGACCGTAGGCTTGGTAGGGGAATCGGGGTGTGGTAAGACGACCCTAGGTCGGGCGATACTGCGACTAGTGGAGCCGACTGCTGGTCGCATCCTGTTCGAGGGAACCGACTTGGCAGCGCTGCCCACGGGTGAACTGCGCCGTCGCCGTCGCGAGTTTCAAATGGTCTTCCAAGATCCGTACGCGGCGCTTAACCCGATGATGACAGTCGGCGAAGCTATCCTAGAGCCGATGCGTGTGCACGGCGTAGGAGGGACCCGCACGGAACAGAAGGCGCGGGTGCAAGAATTGCTGCTTACCGTTGGTCTGCGCGAAGATCATTACCTCCGCTACCCGCACGAGTTTTCCGGTGGCCAGCGCCAGCGTATCTGTATTGCCCGCGCCTTGGCCTTGCAGCCCAAATGCATCGTGTGCGACGAATCTGTATCGGCCCTCGACGTGTCGGTACAGGCTCAAGTGCTGAATCTGCTCAACGACCTCAAGCGTGACTTCGGCATCACTTACCTGTTTATCACCCACGACCTGTCGGTAGCTAGGTTTATGTCGGACCGATTACTGGTGATGAGCAAAGGGCAGATCGTGGAGAGCGGTCCGGCCGCGCAAGTGTATGCGCACCCCCAGCACGAGTACACCCGCACCCTGCTTAGCGCCATTCCGAAGGATGAGCCCGCTGATATCCGTGCGGCTGTAGCTCGCCGGATGTAG
- a CDS encoding lipoprotein signal peptidase: MKYWKYYLVALLVIAIDQLSKWAVHTYMQPGMPGEISVFGEWFKLHYTLNPGMAFGVELPPPYGKILLTSFRLIAVVGIMYLIRYYWKRHAAPGFLVCVGLILGGAIGNLIDSIFYGVIYNNAPFGAPTPWFHGQVIDMLFFDSPDGFFPAAWPLIGGKMIPDYPIFNIADSAIFIGVVLILFNQKRFFEHEETVQKVDVQHHNAETPSTSEPVQPV; this comes from the coding sequence ATGAAGTACTGGAAATATTACTTGGTGGCATTGTTGGTCATCGCCATTGACCAACTCTCGAAGTGGGCCGTGCACACCTACATGCAGCCCGGCATGCCCGGCGAAATTTCGGTGTTCGGCGAATGGTTCAAGTTGCATTACACGCTGAACCCTGGCATGGCTTTCGGCGTGGAATTGCCGCCACCCTATGGTAAGATTCTCCTCACTAGCTTCCGCCTGATTGCCGTCGTGGGCATCATGTACCTGATTCGCTATTACTGGAAGCGGCACGCGGCACCTGGCTTTTTGGTGTGCGTCGGCCTGATCCTAGGGGGCGCTATTGGCAACTTGATTGACTCTATCTTCTACGGCGTCATCTACAACAATGCTCCCTTCGGGGCGCCTACGCCGTGGTTTCATGGCCAGGTGATTGATATGCTTTTCTTCGATTCACCAGATGGCTTCTTCCCAGCTGCCTGGCCGCTTATCGGGGGAAAGATGATTCCTGACTATCCTATCTTCAACATTGCCGACTCGGCTATCTTCATCGGCGTAGTGCTGATCCTTTTCAATCAGAAACGTTTCTTTGAACACGAGGAGACAGTTCAAAAAGTGGATGTTCAGCACCACAATGCCGAAACGCCTTCTACTTCGGAGCCTGTACAGCCGGTGTAG
- the ileS gene encoding isoleucine--tRNA ligase: MKYPEFKQPLNYAQVGTDILKWWQENGIFEKSVSSREGQPTFVFYEGPPSANGAPGIHHVMARTVKDIFCRYQTLLGKQVPRKGGWDTHGLPIELQVEKELGITKEDIGKKITIEDYNQRCRETVMRFKAQWDDLTQKMGYWVDLNDPYITFEPEYIESCWALLKKLYDKGLLYKGYTIQPYSPAAGTGLSSHELNQPGTYKDVKDTTIVAQFKVTRDEASEKLFAAATDDAPLYIMAWTTTPWTLAANTGLAVGKNIRYVLVRTFNPYTHAPIYVVLAKDLVSRYFNEKGATASLEEYKAGDKVLPWRLEGEFVGSDLVGIHYERLFGQDQGFPAFEGEERAFRVIVGDFVTTEDGTGIVHISPTFGADDFRAAQLADIPALLVPDKDDPNKKVPIVDRTGRYVAEMGEFGGRWVKNYDGHDQTGADYKTLDESIAIKMRKEGTAFKTEKYEHTYPHCWRTDKPVLYYPLDSWFIKTTAVKDRLIELNKTINWKPESTGTGRFGNWLENLVDWNLSRSRYWGTPLPIWRTQDGTEELCIGSIAELRAEIDKAVAAEVMTHNPLKEGEKVDLHRPYVDDIFLVSPSGQPMYRETDLIDVWFDSGAMPYAQWHYPIENAEKFRKNFPADYIAEGVDQTRGWFFTLHALGVMLEDSVAFKNVIANGLVLDKNGNKMSKRLGNAIDPFATLAQFGPDATRWYMIVNAPPWDNLKFDPAGVTEVQRRFFGTLFNTYSFYALYANLDSYSYDATTAVPAAERTELDRWVLSKLQSLLLEVRGHYDSYEPTKAARAIQDFVTDQLSNWYVRLSRRRFWKGELTADKRAAFDTLYECLYAVGQLMAPIAPFFAEWLYQNLMEAQTTGEKVESVHLTLLQEARTELIDTALEERMELAQRISSLTHSLRKKSVLKVRQPLQRILVPVLNESTREQVGKVEDLICAEVNVKHVEFLDDTSGVLVKSVKPNFKRLGQQYGPKLKLVAARIQQMTPEEISTLEKEGTLAVEVEGQPITLAPDDVEIRTDDLPGWLVATDGPLTVALDVTLTDELRQEGVARELVNRLQNLRKDSGLEVQDKIRVTLGNQQPELTAAVQSFGDYIRTETQALALDFAADVNGGAVLEFDEYNVPVRLEIATS, encoded by the coding sequence ATGAAATACCCCGAGTTTAAACAGCCGCTCAACTACGCTCAGGTTGGCACCGACATCCTGAAGTGGTGGCAAGAGAACGGCATCTTTGAAAAGAGCGTGAGCAGCCGCGAGGGGCAGCCCACGTTCGTGTTTTATGAAGGTCCGCCCTCGGCCAACGGTGCCCCCGGCATTCACCACGTGATGGCCCGCACGGTAAAGGACATCTTCTGCCGCTACCAGACCCTGCTCGGCAAGCAAGTGCCGCGCAAAGGGGGCTGGGATACCCACGGCCTGCCCATCGAGCTACAGGTGGAGAAGGAGCTAGGCATCACGAAGGAGGACATCGGGAAGAAGATCACCATCGAGGACTACAACCAGCGGTGCCGCGAAACCGTGATGCGCTTCAAAGCGCAGTGGGATGATCTGACCCAGAAAATGGGCTATTGGGTCGACCTCAACGACCCCTATATCACCTTCGAGCCGGAGTACATCGAGAGTTGCTGGGCCCTGCTGAAGAAGCTTTACGACAAAGGCCTGCTCTACAAAGGCTACACGATCCAGCCGTATTCGCCGGCGGCGGGCACCGGCTTGTCGTCGCACGAGCTGAACCAGCCCGGCACGTACAAAGACGTGAAGGACACGACTATCGTGGCGCAGTTTAAGGTGACGCGTGATGAAGCTTCGGAGAAGCTGTTTGCTGCCGCTACCGACGACGCTCCGCTGTACATCATGGCTTGGACGACCACGCCGTGGACCCTAGCTGCTAACACGGGCCTAGCTGTTGGCAAAAACATCCGCTACGTGTTGGTGCGCACCTTCAATCCGTACACCCACGCGCCCATCTATGTGGTGCTGGCGAAGGATTTGGTGAGTCGGTATTTCAATGAGAAGGGTGCTACTGCTTCGCTGGAAGAGTACAAGGCTGGCGACAAAGTATTGCCTTGGCGCTTAGAAGGCGAGTTCGTGGGTTCTGACCTCGTCGGCATTCATTATGAGCGTTTGTTTGGCCAAGATCAAGGCTTCCCAGCCTTCGAAGGCGAAGAACGGGCGTTCCGCGTCATCGTAGGCGACTTCGTGACGACGGAAGATGGTACTGGTATCGTGCACATCTCGCCCACGTTCGGCGCTGATGACTTCCGGGCTGCCCAACTCGCCGATATTCCTGCGTTGTTAGTGCCTGACAAAGACGACCCTAACAAGAAGGTGCCTATCGTAGACCGCACAGGTCGTTACGTGGCCGAAATGGGCGAGTTCGGCGGCCGTTGGGTGAAGAACTACGACGGCCACGATCAGACTGGCGCCGACTACAAAACCCTGGATGAAAGCATCGCCATCAAGATGCGTAAAGAGGGTACGGCGTTCAAAACCGAAAAGTACGAGCACACCTACCCGCACTGCTGGCGCACGGACAAGCCCGTGCTGTACTACCCGCTTGACTCGTGGTTTATCAAAACGACGGCGGTGAAGGATCGGCTCATCGAGCTAAACAAAACCATCAACTGGAAGCCCGAAAGCACCGGTACTGGCCGCTTCGGCAACTGGCTGGAAAACCTCGTCGACTGGAACCTGAGCCGCTCGCGCTACTGGGGCACGCCGCTGCCCATCTGGCGCACGCAAGACGGTACGGAGGAGCTTTGCATCGGCAGCATCGCCGAGCTGCGCGCTGAGATTGATAAGGCCGTTGCCGCCGAGGTGATGACCCACAATCCGCTCAAAGAAGGGGAGAAGGTAGACCTGCACCGACCCTACGTAGACGACATCTTCCTGGTGTCGCCAAGCGGCCAGCCCATGTACCGCGAAACCGACCTCATCGACGTGTGGTTTGATAGCGGCGCCATGCCCTACGCGCAGTGGCATTACCCCATCGAAAATGCCGAGAAATTCCGCAAGAATTTCCCTGCCGACTACATCGCTGAAGGTGTTGACCAAACCCGTGGCTGGTTCTTCACGCTGCATGCTCTGGGCGTGATGCTGGAAGATTCGGTGGCCTTCAAGAACGTTATTGCCAACGGCCTCGTGCTCGACAAGAACGGCAACAAGATGAGCAAGCGCCTCGGCAATGCCATCGACCCGTTCGCGACCCTAGCTCAGTTCGGCCCCGATGCTACGCGTTGGTACATGATTGTGAACGCACCACCGTGGGACAACCTCAAGTTCGACCCGGCCGGCGTAACGGAAGTACAGCGCCGTTTCTTCGGCACGCTGTTCAACACGTACTCGTTCTACGCGCTTTACGCCAACCTCGACAGCTATAGCTACGACGCTACCACGGCCGTGCCCGCGGCCGAGCGCACCGAGCTAGATCGTTGGGTGCTAAGCAAGCTTCAGTCGCTTCTCTTGGAAGTGCGCGGCCACTACGACAGCTACGAGCCCACGAAGGCGGCCCGTGCTATCCAGGATTTCGTGACCGATCAGCTCTCCAACTGGTACGTGCGTCTGTCGCGTCGCCGCTTCTGGAAAGGAGAATTGACCGCCGACAAGCGTGCTGCCTTCGATACGCTCTACGAATGCCTCTACGCCGTAGGTCAGCTGATGGCACCTATCGCGCCGTTCTTCGCCGAGTGGCTCTACCAGAACCTGATGGAGGCGCAGACGACAGGCGAAAAGGTAGAATCGGTGCACCTGACGCTGCTGCAAGAAGCGCGGACGGAGCTAATCGACACAGCCTTGGAAGAGCGTATGGAGCTAGCCCAGCGTATCTCGTCGCTCACGCACTCGCTGCGGAAGAAGTCGGTGCTGAAGGTGCGTCAGCCGTTGCAACGCATCTTGGTACCAGTGCTGAACGAGTCGACGCGCGAGCAAGTAGGCAAGGTGGAAGACCTGATCTGCGCCGAGGTGAACGTGAAGCATGTGGAGTTTCTCGACGATACCAGCGGCGTGTTGGTGAAGTCGGTGAAGCCTAACTTCAAGCGCCTAGGTCAGCAATACGGTCCGAAGCTGAAGCTGGTAGCGGCCCGTATCCAGCAGATGACGCCAGAGGAAATCAGCACGCTGGAGAAGGAGGGAACCTTAGCTGTAGAGGTCGAAGGTCAACCCATCACCCTGGCTCCCGACGATGTGGAAATCCGCACGGATGACCTGCCCGGCTGGCTCGTAGCCACTGATGGTCCTTTGACTGTAGCCCTCGACGTGACCCTAACCGATGAGCTGCGCCAAGAAGGTGTGGCCCGCGAACTGGTAAACCGCTTGCAGAACCTCCGCAAAGACAGCGGCCTAGAAGTGCAGGACAAAATCCGCGTGACGCTCGGCAACCAGCAACCCGAACTGACCGCCGCTGTGCAGTCGTTTGGCGACTACATCCGCACCGAAACGCAGGCCCTAGCCCTCGATTTCGCGGCTGATGTGAACGGTGGTGCCGTGCTCGAATTTGATGAGTATAACGTGCCGGTGCGACTAGAAATCGCAACGAGCTGA
- a CDS encoding efflux RND transporter permease subunit, which produces MWSKLALFVIKQRRFLLLLLAVITVFMAWKAKDVEMTYDFAQVVSPDDPEMVYFQRFKKTFGEDGNVLVLGLQDSSVFRLGNFTELRALTDTLAKVKGVSGVLSVTKLIGLGKDTARQQFVAKPIFQKFPETQAQLDSLMKVVNRLEFYKGQLISPTTGATLLALTMDPTYLNSSRRQAVMNDILGHAEQFTKKTGIRLHYAGLPYVRSTMTSKVAGELKFFVMLTILVMGVTLLTFFRTWSAVLFPILVVLVVVIWCVGSMVLLGFKINLLTGLIPSILIVISIPNCTYLLSRYHYDYRKSGNQMLAMTRVIRKIGLVTLMNNTTSAIGFFVFCFTNIAILYQFGLVATVNIFAAFIISFIMIPAVFTYLPPPTPKQLEHLDAKPLTKLLEFFEHLVLDKRATVYMAAVAMVALSLLGISKVKSVSYMVDDLPKDSSVNSDLKFFEQHFNGIMPLEIVVDTGKKRGIFKLKNLERIDRFEAFLRTQPVLTTPVSIVTFLKAATQAFYNDNPEYYRLPDNSEKNFVLSYLAKAQATGAGNAKLLRSFVDSTGQKARISLKIADIGSRNLDTLLTHQIQPQIKQIFNGTGMDVKLTGTTIIFTKGNEFLINTLKESLLWAFGLVGLVVLILFRSVRAVFFTLLPNLVTLLLTGGLMGFFGIPLKPSTALIFSIALGIDGDNSIHLLAKFRQELAVNGRRVKAAIRTTLSEAGTSMLYTSITLFLGFAVFAFSEFGGTKALGLLMSASLLITNFSNLILLPCLLVTFEHGKDEEIDKSMLRHYDDDYHEEDDDKDLNLDRMTVKRLGEAPSA; this is translated from the coding sequence ATGTGGAGTAAACTCGCCTTATTCGTCATCAAGCAGCGGCGCTTTTTGCTGCTGCTACTGGCGGTCATCACCGTGTTCATGGCCTGGAAGGCCAAGGACGTAGAAATGACCTACGATTTCGCCCAAGTGGTAAGTCCCGACGATCCGGAGATGGTCTACTTCCAACGCTTTAAGAAAACGTTTGGCGAAGACGGCAACGTGCTGGTGCTAGGTCTGCAGGATAGCAGCGTCTTCCGCCTCGGCAACTTCACCGAGCTGCGCGCCCTCACCGATACGCTGGCCAAAGTAAAAGGCGTGAGTGGGGTGCTTTCCGTCACCAAGCTCATTGGCCTAGGTAAGGATACCGCCCGACAACAGTTTGTGGCCAAGCCCATCTTCCAGAAATTCCCTGAAACGCAAGCGCAACTCGACAGCTTGATGAAGGTGGTGAACCGGCTGGAGTTCTACAAAGGTCAGCTGATCAGCCCGACCACGGGGGCCACGCTGCTCGCTCTCACCATGGACCCGACTTACCTGAATTCTTCGCGCCGGCAAGCGGTGATGAACGACATTTTGGGCCATGCCGAACAGTTCACCAAGAAAACGGGTATCCGGCTGCACTACGCCGGCTTGCCCTACGTGCGCTCCACGATGACCTCGAAGGTGGCGGGCGAGCTGAAGTTTTTCGTGATGCTGACCATTTTGGTGATGGGTGTCACGCTACTGACCTTCTTCCGCACCTGGTCAGCTGTACTGTTCCCCATATTGGTGGTGCTAGTTGTGGTTATCTGGTGCGTGGGTTCGATGGTGCTACTTGGGTTTAAAATCAACCTACTCACGGGCCTGATACCTAGCATTCTGATTGTTATCAGTATCCCGAACTGCACGTATCTGCTCTCGCGCTACCACTACGACTATCGCAAATCGGGCAACCAGATGCTCGCCATGACGCGCGTGATCCGCAAGATTGGGTTGGTCACCCTGATGAACAATACCACGTCGGCTATCGGATTTTTCGTGTTCTGCTTCACCAATATTGCTATCCTCTACCAATTCGGGCTGGTGGCAACGGTCAATATTTTTGCTGCCTTCATCATCTCCTTTATCATGATTCCGGCGGTATTTACATATCTGCCGCCCCCCACGCCCAAGCAGCTCGAACACCTCGATGCCAAGCCGCTGACCAAGCTGCTGGAGTTCTTCGAGCACCTCGTACTTGATAAGCGAGCTACGGTGTACATGGCCGCCGTTGCCATGGTGGCCCTGTCCCTACTAGGGATTTCGAAGGTAAAATCGGTGTCGTATATGGTAGACGACCTGCCCAAAGACAGCTCCGTGAACAGCGACTTGAAGTTCTTTGAACAGCATTTCAATGGCATTATGCCACTCGAAATCGTGGTGGATACGGGCAAGAAACGCGGTATTTTTAAGCTCAAGAACCTAGAGCGCATCGACCGGTTTGAGGCGTTTTTGCGTACCCAGCCGGTGCTTACCACGCCGGTCAGCATCGTTACCTTCCTGAAAGCAGCGACGCAGGCATTCTACAACGACAACCCCGAGTATTACCGCCTGCCGGACAACTCCGAGAAGAACTTCGTGCTGAGCTACCTAGCGAAGGCCCAGGCAACGGGCGCTGGTAATGCCAAACTGCTCCGCTCGTTCGTCGACTCGACGGGGCAAAAGGCGCGCATCTCACTGAAGATTGCCGATATCGGTTCGCGCAACCTAGATACGTTGCTCACCCATCAAATTCAGCCGCAGATCAAGCAGATCTTCAACGGCACAGGTATGGACGTGAAACTGACGGGCACTACCATCATCTTCACCAAAGGGAATGAGTTTTTGATCAACACGTTGAAAGAAAGCTTGCTATGGGCATTCGGGCTAGTTGGTTTGGTCGTGCTGATCCTCTTTCGCTCCGTTCGAGCAGTGTTCTTCACCTTGTTGCCTAACCTTGTGACGCTGTTGCTCACGGGTGGGTTGATGGGCTTTTTTGGTATTCCTTTAAAACCTAGCACGGCGCTCATTTTCAGCATTGCGCTGGGTATCGACGGCGACAATTCGATCCACTTGCTCGCCAAGTTCCGGCAGGAACTAGCCGTGAACGGACGCCGGGTAAAAGCCGCTATTCGCACCACCTTGAGCGAGGCGGGAACCAGTATGCTCTATACAAGCATTACGTTGTTTCTAGGCTTCGCCGTATTCGCCTTTTCCGAGTTTGGCGGCACCAAAGCCTTGGGCTTGCTGATGTCAGCTAGCTTGCTGATTACGAACTTTTCTAACCTGATTCTGCTGCCTTGCTTGCTTGTTACTTTTGAGCACGGCAAGGATGAGGAAATCGACAAATCCATGTTGCGCCACTACGACGATGATTACCACGAAGAAGACGATGATAAAGATCTGAATCTCGATCGGATGACCGTTAAGCGTCTTGGCGAAGCCCCTAGTGCCTAA